GATTAACGGGCGCGGCCTATTCGATCCATCCGCCGCCGAGAACCCGATCGCCGGCGTAACAAACCACGGCCTGACCGGGAGCGACTCCCGCGCGCGGCTCATGCATTTGAATCTGCATGCGGCCCTGGGGCAGGGGCGTAACCGTCGCCTGGGCCGGTTGATTCTTATAACGAATTTTCACTTGGCACTCGATCGGGCCCTGCGGCTCTTCGATCAGCCAATTCGCGGCCCGTGCCGTGAGCTCGGTCCGAAGCAGTTCTGCTTGCGTGCCGATGACGACGCGCTTCGTGTCGGCTTCGATGCGGACGACGTAGCGCGGTTCGCCGAAAGCTAGGTTCAAGCCCTTGCGCTGGCCGATGGTAAAGTTTTCGATGCCGCCGTGTCGCCCGACGGAGCGGCCGTCGGTCGTGACGATCTCGCCCGATAGATCGAAGTCGTCGCCGAGCCGGCCGCGCACGAACGAAGCATAGTCGTTGTTCGGGACGAAGCAGATTTCCTGGCTGTCTTTCTTGTCGGCGACGCGCAGGCCGACTTCGCGGGCCATCTCGCGAATCTGATCTTTGTGGAACTCGCCTACAGGAAATAGAACCCGCTTCAGCACCTCGCGCTCGATGCCGAAGAGCACGTAGGTCTGATCCTTAGAGTCGTCGACGCCGCGCATGAGCGCCGGCGGAGCGTCGGGGCCGTCGAGATGCTGCAAGCGGGCATAGTGCCCCGTCGCGACGAAGTCGGCTCCGACCCCGTCGGCATACTCGCAAAGCTTGCCGAACTTCAACCAGTTGTTGCACATGACGCACGGGTTGGGCGTCCGTCCCGACGTGTATTCTTCGACGAAATAATCTTGGATTCGTCCGAAGTCGTCGTGGAAGTCGAGAGCGTAGAACGGAATGTCGAGCCGATCGGCGACACGTCGCGCGTCGGCTGCATCGCTCGCGCTACAGCAGCCCTGCTTATGACCGGGCGTCGACGGCAGGATATTGAACAGCGGCGCTCCGGCTTTCTTCGTCGTGCCGGCGTCCGAACCGATCGCACACTCCGTCGGCTCGGCCTCGCCGTGCCGCATGAAAAGCCCGATGACGTCGTGGCCGTCGCGGCGCAAGAGGTGCGCGGCGACACTGCTGTCGACCCCGCCCGACATCGCTAAAACGACCTTTGCCATGACGATTCCACTCGCTGCATTCCCGGAAAACTACCGTTGTAGTTTAGACATGCATGCGCCGAGCGGCAAGGCAACGTACGGTCGCATACGGCCTTAACGCACCGTGCGATTATAAAAAGACTCTCCGGCCGACATTCGTTCCGTGGGCCTCGTCGCAGGTTTGGCCGTCGGCAACGGGGCATTTTTCCTCGCCGCCTCTGCATCCGAAGTTTCTTCGAGCGTCGGCTGGGTCGGTCGTGGCAAGACCGCCTTAGGTCTTGGGGCGTTCAAGAGATAATCGACAGACTCCGGCAGCGGTTTCGCTTCGTTCTTGTTCGGCGTGTTCGTGCGCGGAATATTCAACGCTCGCGGCTCCGCGGTCGTCGACGTCGATTTCGCACGTTCTCGCTCCGAATCGGTGGAGGTGAAGTCCGCCGGTGCGGCATCGACACGCTTCAATTCTTGCGAAGCATCGAAGCTGGAAGGGCGCACCTTGGCCGGCGCGTCGCTTTCTAAGGCATTGCTTGGAACGACGCCGCGATCGACGGAAACTTCGGCGTCGTCGGCCGGTAGCGTTTCCACCTCTTCGCCGAACATGGCTCGCAGTCGCGGGAACATTTTCTTCGCCGGTGCGGCTTTTGCCGGAGCCGACTTCGGCGACGGTTGTTGTTCGGAGTAGCGATCTGCGCGATCCGAATCGGGAATCGTAGATTCGACACTGTCGGTCCGCTCCGGCTTAGGTCCGATTCCGAACCAACCAGTCACGTTCGTGAGAATCGACTTCTTCTCTTTCGGTGCCTGTTCGTTCGGCTCGACGCCGTATCGCGAATCATCGCTTCGGTAGTCATCCACGATCGGCGGTCGTGCGGCCGTGTTCGGCGACTTCGCAGCGAATTGTTCGTGGCCGGTCGTGCGTTCGCGACTTAAGTCTTGCGTGAGCGGTCGACCCGAAGGAGGAATCGATACGTTCTCATTTCGTAAGTTCGGTTTGCTTTCAGCACCAGAGAGCGTGCTCGCGGCGGATGGTTGATTCGGTTTCTTCGGCGCGCCTTCCGCTGGGTCGGTGAGGACCCGATCCGAGTCGTAGCCCACGGTCAGATTGATCGGGCCGGGTGCGGCACTCGGATCGAGAACGCTTCGTGGTTGACGCAGGCCTGCCGTGACGTCTGCGGAAGTGGGGATCGCGGTAGCGGTCGGAAGTTCTACACCCTTGGGCTTAGCCGGTGCTTGAGGAAGGCCCGTTGTCGTGAACGTTTGGGAAGCGATTTCTTGCGGAGCGGCGACCGCCGGCTTCGCTGCTTCGGCCGACTTCGCAGCAGCTGTATCATCGGAAGCGGTTCCGAGTTCCGAACGATTCGCTTGCGCCACCTTAGGCGGAAGCGGGCGTTGCACGACCGGAGTGGCGTTGCCGAGCACTACGGAGGGCTCTTTCCAGGGCTGCCCCGTCGCGACTGCGAAGGTTTGCGAAGGAAGAGTCTTGATCGGCTCGACAGGCGTTTGCGCGGCGGTCGTGGCCGGCGGCGCAACGGCAGTCGCAGGTGGTGCGGTCGGCGCTGCCTTCAAGGCAGCGACGGCAGGTGC
The sequence above is drawn from the Planctomycetia bacterium genome and encodes:
- the mnmA gene encoding tRNA 2-thiouridine(34) synthase MnmA, with amino-acid sequence MAKVVLAMSGGVDSSVAAHLLRRDGHDVIGLFMRHGEAEPTECAIGSDAGTTKKAGAPLFNILPSTPGHKQGCCSASDAADARRVADRLDIPFYALDFHDDFGRIQDYFVEEYTSGRTPNPCVMCNNWLKFGKLCEYADGVGADFVATGHYARLQHLDGPDAPPALMRGVDDSKDQTYVLFGIEREVLKRVLFPVGEFHKDQIREMAREVGLRVADKKDSQEICFVPNNDYASFVRGRLGDDFDLSGEIVTTDGRSVGRHGGIENFTIGQRKGLNLAFGEPRYVVRIEADTKRVVIGTQAELLRTELTARAANWLIEEPQGPIECQVKIRYKNQPAQATVTPLPQGRMQIQMHEPRAGVAPGQAVVCYAGDRVLGGGWIE